In the Colias croceus chromosome 1, ilColCroc2.1 genome, ACATGTAAACATTGTTAATCCTTGCGATATTTGTAAACCGACAGCACTCATAGACTTGTTTCATCATACATAAGAGATAGGCAATTATGGGTCTGTTATTACCGTGCAGTGTGCACCATGTCGCGGGTTCGCTGAATACAAATACAGTCAAATAGCGAGCCTGAATGAAAACGGGATAAAGCGTTGTTTACACAACATCCTGCCTAGCTTTTAAACTAACGGATAAGGCTGCTTTTAGATCTATACGGGAACCATATTTCTAGCGACAAAAAATCTGCATTGCATGCAACCTTCCCAATACTTATTACTTAGCTACCCAACTGCCTTATTagattaattgtaaattattttagccTACATTTGAAGAGTCATATTTAGAATGATTTTTAGCCCTTTATATATAACATGAACACGAAACAAAGTTGTATGACCAGCAAATTAAGCAAATTACATAACGTCAAGGTCACTTTTAATATGGCTCGTCCATTACGAGTGTCATCGAAGCGTTGATTGCTGCAACTCGTTTTGCAATGTTTCCTACCGCCAAGTAAAAGTGGGTTTCTCGGGTGTATTCTTGGAAGTGATTCTAAAAGTCTGGTAAATGCCGGTAGCACCCTGGAAACAGGTTTAAATTTTGTGCCTGTTGAATGCAACGGGTTTTTACGGCATTTATTAATCTATGTCAGAAACTCTTGCGGTTTTTctgtaattaatttagttcGAGATAATGACGTTTGAGTGATACgttaatcatttttatatagtgcTGATTTAGCTAAGAATACGTACGACGGTACGAgtaaattaacttttaatatgttattaattgGAATCCGGTCTTTCAGTCAATAATTAAGGCAAGTTATTGTTTTAGAATTAATTATCTCATATAGAATATTACCTAAACAACTAGGTTTCTGCAGAGTATTGATCGTAATAAAGATGTAACTTTTGATACAGTGATTTTAAACTGTAATAGACGTTTCTCCCATAACTTATGTTGAATGCAATTTAATCGTGTCTGATAATCGTAGGTACTTGAATTTCTACAGcatatacctaggtaatatTTGTGACtcttagtacctacctagccACCTAGGTACCAAGTTTATGTCTAGTAAgtataattttcttaaaaaaaatcaattgacactatttttgtaataattgcaTGCCTTTGTGCCTGtgctttgtttttttgtaggtacGTGATCAAATGAAACATGAAAAAATCTGTTCATTATCCTCTATTCATTGTCTCAGGTTTGAAGGGCTACGGAATAAGTACTCATCTATTGTTTCGGCCtaatgcgggttttttttataacactgtgtttaaaatttataaattgggAGTTTCTTACAGTGTTCAAAAGAGAAATGCAGAAGTTTGATAGTCAATTTACCTTCAATTCAATGCTCCTGAAGCCTTGTAATTAATTTGGTTAATTGTTCGCTATCATGTAAGGGAGTATAAATGCAAATTTACGAGACAAATTAATGAAGGTCTTTCACTGAAGATGAAAGACTGACAATGACTTTATCTATGTATAGTGATGATGATCTGGATGTTGGTTCATACTTTCGTTATTTTCTGAaaacatcaatatttttatctatttaggTACTGTGATATTacagattttttaaacttattaactgctgttaatctattttataattctcAATATCTCGAGACCTATTATTCCATTACTTACCATATCGTAAAGATAGAACAAAGTTATCGAAACGCTCATgaacaacaaaattaataccATTGAAACAAATTACTCTTAACTTTTAATGacaattattgtttacaaTTAATGCATCCCAATAAGGAAAAAACtaggtatctacctacatatatattattacttacccGGAAGCTTCTTACATATAGCAAACAAGGATACATTCAACCCACTGAAGGTCATAATGAAGACCATCAGTACCCCCCAGTTGGTCAGGAATATCAGCCAGTAAGGACTAGCACCGCAGTAGAGAGACCACGTGAGGATGGCCGTGGCACCCGCTGCCAGGAGCAGCCTTATCACCAGCATTGGCACTGGCGACTCTCCTCTTTGCCATgacgataaataaaaatcactcAGCTTCTCATTCGAAAGCACCCACAAATCAGAAACCTTCACACTCTTCCTGGAACATTTCACCATTGTCACAGCTTTGATAGTCCACTACACTAGACACTTCTATAAAATCATAATGACTCAGTTTACGGCTGAACTAAACATTTCACAATTCGTAAACATTTGTAATAGGAATGAGCGGATTCCTTATCGATGATATATCTTTTATCACTTGTCAATATATGAAATAGGATAACTTTGGTCTCGGAAAACTCGCATTGGAGATATttgttaacaaaaaataaaaaaaaatgtctgtgaatttagaacaaaaaaaatttttttttcttccgtAAGTTGCCGTACAAATTATAAAGCGCGTGCGTTTCGCGTTCGACTGAGATGGTTGTGCAGTTGTGTCTACCCGGCTGACTTGCGTAAACTACAAACTTTATGTAATCCATTCTTTCGCACAGCAAAACCTGTGGCAAAACTGCTGTATCGTGATTCAATGCCACGACATGTGAGTGGGTCAGGACAGGGAATACAGGTTTTAGCTATGCAAGGTTGGATTACTTTTTTGATTAGAACTGGGAGTCGGTGACCCATGTGTAGGTATACCTTAACCTACAAATCCTTAAATTTAGTAATTTGTGACCGTAGATcctgataaataaatgtttaggaaggtaggtattatgaataataataaatcaaacaaaaaatccaCTTACACAATATCGACCGTAGAGTGACAAATTAagaatttcattgtaattataAGGCATCTCAGccagatattttatttagaaataatattgataaagcTTATATTACCAAGGCTTTAAAAAACAGACAGTTGACAACGAGATCTCAGACGTCCGTCAATGTAAAACCCATGGTAAAACCTCGTATATTTTATCCTGTGATTTTATCTCGTTGAACTAGGTATTAAACCTAAAATGTATGcctcatttaataattaattattttagaaaacacaataaaaatcaCGTTTGCCTTCGTAGCACTAAATATCTACCTAGGAGCTTGAGAAGTTAGTGCTCTATTAAGAATTCTGTATTTGAGCTCTAACTCTAGATTACTTATTTAGAAATGaattttcatttgataccTATGTCGATATATGATAGCTTATGTAGGTACACAACACTAATAAAGTTACAAAATGGTTAATGTTTAGACCAGGGCGGTGGGCCAGTAAGGCAGTAAGCATTTTGCATTTCTCTTTCACAACTAACCAACTTTCGTAACGTTTGACCACCTTTATCTTGCAATGTGAAAGAGCATGTTTGGTAATCATTACTACCTAGTTAACTCAAACACACATGGaggaataaaacaataaatgagtaacaaattcattttatttcgatgcaaaaataacattgtatatattttgtaagtcATAAGTtaaggaaaatatattatagataatactACATTAAATCGATGGGCAAACATGAACAGAATAAAAATCTGTTTTTTTCGAGAACAAAGTTACGCAAGCGATTCGTTTCTATTTCTTAGAGCTAGATCTTCATCGACTTGTACTGCTACGTTTGGTCGCAGGATTTTATTGGCTACAGCTGTTCGAATTGCTGAAATGCCCATTGTAACCAAATGTAAGCTAAATAGGAGAATCAAAGTGATGAAGATCACCAGACATGCTGTCCCGGGCTTGGTCCAGTCAACCACAGGATATACGTATGGGTTGCCATAACTGGAAATAAAGTCATATATCAATTGATTTCTTCAAATGCAACTATGtgtgtttataattatgatgAATTATTGTTTGACCGTGACCTTTAGACGTTAGTGAGTAGTCGGTAACTCGGTAGTGAGAGAACAATGATTTTCTATAAAAGATAGAAAATTAATGGTTtaatgaatatatattttttcaactttACTTACAGTTATTGTTAAATTACCTAAGACATGTACTTATATCAGTATTCAGGCCTTTTTAATAATCTAGCCTAATTagtctatttttaattgatgtaTGAAGGTACGTCTTTACGTAGGTAGTACATATTCATTTATAAGGTAACAATCACGTTCGTGCATCACGGAACAGATTTACCAATTaatcatcaattttaaatgaagGTCATCTTTATTGTTCTATCTTTTATATTGAAGTGTTATTAACGCATTAGGTTCAAAATTACCACGAAGTCAGGTTTCTGATCAAGTGATGCTGCCTTATAGGGTATTATGTTTTTCATTCTATATTTCTATCTACTCTACTAAAAAAAGGAGGAGCTTCTTAattcgactgtattttttGGGTCTGTTTCCACAGCACCTTCGTCTGCGTGAAccgattttatattttttatttttaattgtgccTGCCGTGtgttctatttaaaaaatgatttgacGATTTGAAAGcggtttagttttaataaattttactttatagATATATTCACATTCCATTCTTATGTGTTGAGTGACATCATGATAacttaagaaatatttttatataggtaagcTAGTATGTATGCATATTTCTTAAGGGCGTGTTTTTGTGAACTCCTTTTAAGTGGTCTGACTTTAATGAAATCAGGTTGACTAAAGGATAGTTTTGACTTATAATTCGAAAGCtatgtaaaagaaaaacaaaattccTGATACATTTGGAAAGGGCATAAAATGAAAGTGATTGTCATGGCATATAAAGATTTTGATCCGGGTACGTCAGCGATCaaggtttttttaaattttgttactgGTGTAAAATTATCGCCtcgtaattataatatgatgacTATTGTCTGCAGAATGTAGGTATCCCGTACCGTTGAAATAAAATCGCatgcatttaatattaactcgTATCTAAAGGGcaattaaatatacctacctaaactaaacaatattaacttcAGGTGAATTGCAATAAATTTGCAGTTCGAGAGCATATCTAGTAAAAATGTTTGGATCTACTGAGTCGAAGTCTGTTGAGGACATTGTGTTGTTTAAAAGccatgttattaaattatggCATTGgtttaatgataattattattaggaataaactattttaataaagtcgATTTCGTTTTACAAATTACATAAGGAGAATCGTAAGCCTTGTGAAATAATAACTAAGAACCTAATGAATTCTTCCGACATGCACATTGAAGGGGTTTCTACCATATTCTACCATATTAtggtatgtttttatttatttgttaaaaatggattttatttacaatttacattagaaaaatattggaACTAATATCTTCCCATGTCAAAGAGCgtcctttttttttcttctcaAAAATTTCAACAATTAAGTAAAAGCAAGTTTTCCTTAACAAAACTGACAACAACTCACGGATCAGTGCCACCAGCTACGTAATAAATTACGCCAAATATCACATAAATGGCAGCTAATACTAATGGATGTGCCAAGTGTACCAGCCGAGTGGAGTGGGTCGAGCTGATCAGCAACAGGAACATCACCAACGAGTTGATGCCATGTATCGCGATGTCCAAGCCACGGTTCATTTCTTCTAAGAAGTTTGCTGTAATCGAAgggttataaattttatataaggaGATATTATGAGTCATTGATCGTAAATTAGAAATAACTGTGTCATTATACGATAgctactatttattattatttaaaaaaagagtgtgtgtacttatgtagtacgcgtgtacataatatgtacaagcgttagaagttatacttctttggcgtacggaaaaaaaaatactagaatatacaacttgaacatagttacataccacctagaactaacttcatgctgttagcctgttaaatttaggtgtcgcacatagtaaaaattcactttcatcatttttctccatcgcgccaaaagaagtgtAAGTTCAATATagcgattttttaataatgaatacaCATGCCGTGTCAcatttaagttaaaaataatttaattttaaaacttaaaaacgtGAGTTACAAAGTAATACCATGTAGGTAATACGTAGGCCATAAACGTTAGCGGATAGACAGTAGACTGACacaatatacagggtgtaatcgttaagtgtgcacaagcgattattccgtaactattgcagataccaaaaaactttaaactgatatcgaaagtacttaacctaatgagtaaaatggccataataaaattttaaaaataaaacgagaaatatccaataatgttacattaaacgctcccatacattatatttcccatacattttgtattcatagcagattttcgaagtgatgtcctcattgtgcaatacaatgaggaggtctatttacagtttctaaatgaacttcccttcaaatttgcgaagtaattaaaccaaaaaaagaaagaaaaagctaaaatctttcatattaaatgtactaggttgatccaaaagtaatgataattgggtatttcctgtgcacataaaaagataaaataaatgttttttgcttgctcatgtattcactaagtaatcacaaaaaaatcatatcaacaggccacgtttccaattatttacattaatttgaatgtgaaccgtgcgtaccagaatgtttcccgacgaaaagaagaaacaacgattcgacatgtagagggtaaatttctaaatttttaatgatatcaggttaatttttttcacgttttgtgatcatggacgttacccgagttcaccatgtttatgctgaaaccaaaaaacaatcaatgtccttgatgcgagcttccaaagtgacgatgaagaaattcaatgtgaaaatcagtaggttagattaaagcggtagttttttgggacgctgaaggaataattatggtggaatattttaaaaaggtagccactttattgggctcttactaaacagaccaaattaaaagattgcggtaggttagtaaggaaaagagacatggcaaactgcggacctgaacgctgtttcaccaagacaacgcaccagatcacaaagcgtcagttgcgatggctgccattcaaaaatcggcattccaaatgcttgaacacctaccctattttttagatctagctcctatttacttttacctctttcctcggcacaagaaacactttcttagcaataaattattataagacgacagcgaagtgatggccgcgtggaggggttttttgtggatgaagtcaaagttttttttttaagtttaggaaaaaaaaattaagtatattttctagttagaagactatctagagaactatgtacataattattataactgtaatgaccttgtttaatattgattatcattacttttggatcaacccatgtacatgggatattcgtatctcatactaaatgtatgggagggtttcaagttaattttttagatatttctcgttttatttttaaaaatttattatggccattttactcattaggttaagtactttcgatatcagtttaaagttttttgatatctgtaatagttacggaataatcgcctgtgcacacttaacgattacaccctgtatacctaTGAAAAGTAtgagtatataatttaaatagcatttaaaaataaaatgtaggtacttacaatCGTACAGTAGACTCCAATAGAATACTGTGATGAGGAATGCCAATGGTACGGATATATTGTATAGCACCCAGTAAGTTTTCACATACCACGGCAAACAATATTCAGTGCCTGCAGAAAAATTATAgcaaaatataagtatacacCTATGttcaagtatttattatttatttatttattattttcacaggTTTTGTTTATGGTTAGGAAATCAGTTTACAATGAATATTGATGacttaaactttaattttcaGATAGAATTGAAtacataaacaatacaaacaaGTATATTTCACTTATTTACAGAATGTATCACTAATTGTAAAGTAccttgaataaatttaaattgaacttACTTATTGGTCCATAAAAATAACAGCGCGCTGAAACCCCCACTGCAAATCCCGTTGACAAGAGCATCAGAAGCAAGCCCCAATGAGTCAAATAAATGAACCAGTAGCCCACTGAAACGGGActcaatatataaaatgtaagcGACGATATAATGATCCCCAACGCAGTCAAGAACAGTAAGGTCCTCCATATTAGCAAGGGTACCGCAGATCTCGTAGTTTGCCAAACACTAAGATAAAAGTCCGATGGTTTCTGATGCTCCAATCCTATCATATGGAGTTGACACTCCTCCTTACAGAACTTCTTAATGGCACTCATTTTCACTCTATTGGCTTATGATTACTAAAAAATAACCTAAATAAACGTTATCGTTTTAAACCGATATGATATCTCATGGGTTCGTTATCTATTGAGTCAGGGCTTATCGTCGCCAATTTTTTTACTGAGAAGTCCCTCTgcaatcattttttttaagtgcacaaatttcaaataattattctatacATAAGTTATTGACCTTAATGTACGATAAGGGTTTTTTATGgtgttttattcttataaaacatAGGGGATAGAGaatcatgataatatgtatatagaaaatatttctagTGTGTCggtaaatttcaatattttgtttgttgaaTCCGTGGCTCCCCAATGCACTAACATTTGCAGGgaccaaaaattaaaattcaagtttttgtaacataatttatttataaaattagtacaaaaataaaattcaactaGTAGTATATGTACAAGTCAGATTCTCCACACAATATACAAAGAACTTAAAGCTTTGTTTATGAGTGAAAAAGTTTTGAAAAAATGTGTAACAACAAATAAGCGAGTAGTGAATAGTAGGCGCTCAAAAATATAGATAGAAGTAAGTAACTAAGTAAGTACATGTCCTGCTTAGTTTCTTATGTTTCTGATGTTTCTAATGGGTTTAATTTACTGTGGGATTTACAATGTACTGGCTTATCTTTAGTGGTACATGTTGTACTACACCCTTTCCTCAGAATAACACTAATAAATTCGATATTATGGAACTAGCTGGCCAAACTAAATCCATTGTCTTTCCTATAACATTTGCCGATAGCGTCCCTCGCTTGCACTAGAAGGGCAACCAGGAAGTGGATGATGATGATCAGGATAGCAGAGAACAGCACCGCAAGGACGGCTATGCCGGGCTGGTTCCAGTCGAGCACGGGGTAGATGTATGGTAGACCAAATCTGTAAGGAGACATTGTTCTTTGAGACAAAATTGTTGGGGTTCATAAGTTGCTGTCTGTTGTTTCTCGTTGCCTCTTGAGTCTTGTATTAAACTCTTAGCTATtcaaagttattaattataacagtATAAGTTTATAAGAGTTGAAGTTGACAGAACATCACAATTTTTTGGCTCGTTTGTCGGTGATTATTGTAATCATGTGATATTACTATCAAGTATTATTCATTTCAcacacattaattaaaacacatgAATCTAACTGCACTAAGGACTGCAAATAACCATA is a window encoding:
- the LOC123692918 gene encoding protein rolling stone-like, whose amino-acid sequence is MSAIKKFCKEECQLHMIGLEHQKPSDFYLSVWQTTRSAVPLLIWRTLLFLTALGIIISSLTFYILSPVSVGYWFIYLTHWGLLLMLLSTGFAVGVSARCYFYGPISTEYCLPWYVKTYWVLYNISVPLAFLITVFYWSLLYDSNFLEEMNRGLDIAIHGINSLVMFLLLISSTHSTRLVHLAHPLVLAAIYVIFGVIYYVAGGTDPYGNPYVYPVVDWTKPGTACLVIFITLILLFSLHLVTMGISAIRTAVANKILRPNVAVQVDEDLALRNRNESLA